The following proteins are co-located in the Gloeocapsa sp. PCC 7428 genome:
- a CDS encoding GAF domain-containing sensor histidine kinase → MINILNCAQSQPVQKQNSDLILKLLIVEDVLADVELMVLALETAEIKFTYDAVDNLKDCEQLLHSKSYNAVLADYRLPQFTAYEVLELLQQSAQEIPLILVTGSLGEEAAVDCIKAGMTDYVLKERLFRLPMVLGRSLEEFALRRQQKAAIVRIQQQAQQQAIINRIVQAMRETLILDDVLKSSVDALHEALKPSRCFISQPDTQKEMWVNHVSTATINREDCIGVKCLIYPHYKEAFQQGKIIIINRNDPSVPLALHELVNQWNLNSVLIAPLVYQQTLLGGIILQQCDRDRVWTEDEISLLQAISGQCAIAIHQARIFHQLQQQTQWEKTLNQISRSLNSSLDPEYILQEIVRLTGECFGVDRVMIYALEHEQIKITREWRSSEDIASLIGYITPLSEWMASINFSPYQVFYAPHLEKICPPSPEVEIVKTVPHLTVLSVPIFIRDKFFGGLALHTITRVQEFTEEEINLVQRIADKAAIALYNAQSYELLEELVKKRTQELEAEKLLSDAANRAKSEFLSNMSHELRTPLTGILGFSSILIEEVFGELNAKQKQYIQGIQTCGKHLLELINDLLDLTKIEAGKEELILENIQVITVCQECLALFDKNQSSKLQLKFAIAPDVTTCVADHRRLKQILVNLLSNAFKFTEIGSVTLKVEQTEAAILFSVIDTGIGISAPDQAILFQPFQQLDSGLDRKYEGTGLGLALSRKLARLHGGDIIVKSQPGSGSCFTLILPHSLQTNELS, encoded by the coding sequence ATGATAAATATTTTAAATTGCGCTCAATCTCAGCCTGTGCAAAAGCAAAATAGTGACTTGATTTTAAAGCTGCTGATTGTAGAGGATGTGTTAGCAGATGTAGAGTTAATGGTACTCGCTCTAGAAACGGCAGAAATCAAATTTACTTACGATGCAGTTGATAACTTAAAGGACTGTGAACAACTGCTACATTCAAAGTCTTATAATGCGGTGCTAGCAGATTATCGTTTACCACAATTTACTGCTTATGAAGTATTAGAGTTATTGCAACAATCAGCACAAGAAATTCCATTAATTTTGGTGACTGGTAGTTTGGGAGAAGAAGCAGCCGTTGATTGTATCAAGGCAGGAATGACAGATTATGTCTTGAAAGAACGATTGTTTCGCTTACCGATGGTTTTAGGGCGATCGCTTGAAGAATTTGCTTTACGTCGTCAACAAAAAGCCGCCATTGTTCGCATTCAACAACAAGCACAACAGCAAGCAATTATCAACCGTATTGTGCAAGCAATGCGCGAAACTTTGATACTCGATGATGTCCTCAAATCTAGTGTTGATGCGCTACACGAAGCTTTAAAACCCAGCCGATGCTTCATTTCGCAGCCGGATACTCAAAAAGAAATGTGGGTAAATCATGTCAGTACGGCAACAATAAATCGCGAAGATTGTATCGGTGTTAAATGTCTCATTTACCCGCACTACAAAGAAGCATTTCAACAAGGAAAAATTATCATTATTAATCGTAACGATCCTAGTGTACCGCTGGCATTACACGAATTAGTCAATCAATGGAATTTAAATTCTGTTTTAATTGCACCTTTGGTGTATCAACAAACACTTCTCGGTGGAATTATTTTACAACAGTGCGATCGCGATCGCGTTTGGACTGAAGACGAAATTTCCCTACTCCAAGCAATCAGCGGACAATGTGCGATCGCAATTCATCAAGCGCGGATATTTCATCAACTACAGCAACAAACGCAATGGGAAAAAACGCTCAATCAAATCTCGCGATCGTTAAATTCTAGCCTCGACCCTGAATATATTTTACAAGAAATCGTGCGCCTTACAGGCGAATGTTTTGGTGTTGATCGCGTCATGATTTATGCTTTAGAACACGAGCAAATTAAAATTACGCGCGAATGGCGTTCTTCTGAAGACATCGCTTCTTTGATCGGTTACATCACTCCTTTATCCGAATGGATGGCAAGTATTAATTTTTCACCGTATCAAGTTTTTTACGCGCCGCATCTAGAAAAAATCTGTCCGCCATCACCAGAAGTAGAAATCGTCAAAACTGTTCCGCATCTAACAGTATTAAGCGTGCCTATTTTTATTAGAGATAAGTTTTTTGGTGGCTTGGCGTTACATACAATTACGCGCGTTCAAGAATTTACTGAGGAAGAGATTAATTTAGTTCAAAGAATTGCAGATAAAGCAGCGATCGCCTTGTATAATGCCCAAAGCTATGAACTTCTTGAAGAGTTGGTCAAAAAACGAACTCAAGAGCTAGAAGCAGAAAAATTGCTTTCTGATGCTGCCAATCGAGCCAAAAGTGAATTTTTAAGTAATATGAGTCATGAGTTACGCACGCCACTTACAGGAATTTTAGGTTTTTCTAGTATTTTAATTGAAGAAGTTTTTGGCGAGTTAAATGCTAAACAGAAACAATATATTCAAGGTATCCAAACTTGTGGTAAGCATCTACTCGAATTAATTAATGACCTTCTCGATTTAACCAAGATTGAAGCAGGCAAAGAAGAATTAATTTTAGAAAATATACAAGTTATAACAGTTTGTCAAGAATGTTTAGCTTTATTTGATAAAAACCAATCATCAAAACTACAACTCAAGTTTGCGATCGCACCGGATGTCACAACTTGCGTAGCCGATCACCGACGCCTCAAACAGATTTTAGTAAACTTATTATCCAATGCTTTTAAATTCACAGAAATAGGTTCAGTGACGCTCAAAGTTGAACAGACGGAAGCAGCAATTTTGTTTTCTGTGATTGATACAGGAATTGGAATTTCTGCGCCGGATCAAGCAATTTTGTTTCAGCCGTTTCAACAGCTAGATAGCGGGCTTGATCGTAAATATGAAGGTACAGGTTTAGGTTTAGCACTCTCACGTAAGTTAGCACGGCTGCATGGTGGAGATATTATCGTGAAGTCGCAGCCTGGAAGCGGTAGTTGCTTTACCTTAATTTTGCCGCACTCCCTACAGACAAACGAATTAAGCTGA
- a CDS encoding ATP-binding protein, translated as MTTANHGGSRISRALLKWHQRIPQPLRYLGLLEAYLIIWAILDQVALLFATAPETFVWYPPVGLDVTLLFVFGLRYVPALFLNTFVHEYLITNSDLDLTSLLIFGLISTVGYGGVSALLLRKIKINPRLRTLRDVMWFVVVMTLFTPLIVAALQTFIIVLQRIIPLSTWLVYTLHSWAGAATGIAMLAPFLLVLLRQLPWVWAYKEQEVPASEPPLIPLAAKQRPELILEIAALCVAIWAAYGAQRGESLNYSYFVFLPLIWIAIQHGFERATAAVLFINIGVAIFVQAKLGGSNVFALQFGMMAISLTGILLGGFATQRMQAETELNYSAQRLRILHELDQAILATRSLSEIAAAAVTQVAQMIPCTRISLVMFDFEKSEVTLLAIHTERETQVPGIRLPLSAFGDVEPLQRGEVNVIQETRTTQMPAGAELLLGNQVRAYINIPLIAQGELIGSLNISKDTLGAFPNQLRTVAEQVASTVAIAIQQARLFEQIERQALHERSLNQISRILNSSLDPQAVLCQIVQLTGECFAVDRVVIFNFTQRQIQVLNEWRSHAEVVSMQDFIAPIADWPDLLDPDSDFFCHHFFHAPDYAQTPMTPARLQQIEHAKTLSVLSVPIFVRDQLFGGLSLQTTTTYRTFTAEEISLLQRISEQAAIALYNARSYESLEEIVQQRTQELEQEKQLSEAANRAKTEFLSNISHELRTPLTGILGFSSVLLEQVFGTLNSKQMQYLELISTAGKHLLELINDLLDLTKIEAAKEELQLEQVIIAEIANACISMLQERAQEQGLKLELQIAPNVTDCIADKRRLKQILVNLLTNAIKFTETGSVTLNIIQTPSETQFSVIDTGIGISQEDLAKLFQPFQQLDSGLDRKYEGTGLGLALSRKLAQLHNGDLTVESELGRGSRFTLHLPLRVGNC; from the coding sequence ATGACTACAGCAAATCACGGTGGTTCGAGGATTTCTAGAGCGCTCTTAAAATGGCATCAACGCATTCCACAGCCGCTGCGCTATTTAGGGCTGCTCGAAGCCTACCTGATTATTTGGGCAATACTCGATCAAGTCGCATTGCTGTTTGCCACCGCACCAGAAACTTTTGTGTGGTATCCACCTGTAGGGCTAGACGTAACGCTACTTTTCGTATTTGGGTTGCGCTATGTTCCTGCATTATTTCTCAATACATTCGTACACGAATATCTCATCACTAACTCTGATTTAGACTTAACTTCACTGCTCATTTTTGGCTTGATCTCGACGGTTGGTTACGGTGGAGTGTCTGCATTATTGCTACGCAAAATTAAAATCAATCCGCGCTTACGCACATTACGTGATGTGATGTGGTTTGTTGTCGTGATGACACTATTCACGCCTTTGATCGTCGCCGCCTTACAAACATTCATCATTGTTTTACAGAGAATTATTCCTTTATCAACTTGGTTAGTATATACATTACACTCGTGGGCGGGAGCCGCGACGGGAATTGCGATGCTCGCACCTTTTTTATTAGTTTTGCTCCGCCAACTACCTTGGGTTTGGGCTTACAAAGAGCAAGAAGTACCAGCATCCGAGCCACCATTAATTCCTTTAGCAGCAAAACAACGCCCAGAACTTATTTTAGAAATTGCCGCTTTATGCGTTGCCATTTGGGCAGCTTATGGAGCGCAGCGTGGAGAAAGTTTAAATTACAGCTATTTTGTTTTTTTACCATTGATTTGGATTGCAATTCAGCATGGTTTTGAAAGAGCAACAGCAGCAGTGTTGTTTATCAATATTGGCGTGGCAATTTTTGTGCAAGCAAAGCTGGGTGGTTCTAATGTCTTTGCGTTGCAGTTTGGCATGATGGCAATTTCATTGACTGGTATTTTGTTAGGCGGCTTTGCTACACAACGAATGCAAGCTGAAACAGAACTCAATTATTCGGCGCAACGTTTGAGAATTTTACACGAACTCGATCAAGCAATTTTGGCGACACGATCGCTGAGTGAAATCGCCGCCGCCGCTGTGACACAGGTTGCTCAAATGATACCTTGTACGCGGATCAGTCTCGTGATGTTTGACTTTGAAAAAAGCGAGGTTACACTTTTGGCTATCCATACTGAGCGAGAAACTCAAGTACCAGGAATCCGCTTACCACTGTCAGCTTTTGGAGACGTTGAACCTTTGCAACGAGGCGAAGTGAATGTTATTCAAGAAACTCGCACGACACAAATGCCTGCTGGTGCAGAACTTTTGCTCGGAAATCAGGTACGCGCGTATATTAATATTCCTTTGATTGCGCAAGGAGAATTAATTGGTTCGCTAAATATCTCAAAAGATACATTAGGTGCTTTTCCTAATCAATTGAGAACCGTAGCGGAACAAGTCGCAAGCACAGTTGCGATCGCTATCCAACAAGCCCGACTTTTCGAGCAAATTGAACGCCAAGCACTGCACGAGCGATCGCTCAATCAAATCAGTCGTATCCTCAATTCAAGCCTCGATCCGCAAGCGGTTTTGTGTCAAATTGTGCAACTAACAGGAGAATGCTTCGCAGTCGATCGCGTTGTGATCTTTAATTTCACGCAGCGGCAAATTCAAGTACTCAATGAGTGGCGATCGCACGCCGAAGTCGTCTCTATGCAAGATTTTATCGCACCAATTGCCGATTGGCCTGACTTACTCGACCCTGATTCGGATTTTTTTTGCCACCATTTTTTTCATGCGCCAGACTATGCGCAAACTCCAATGACACCAGCACGTTTACAGCAAATTGAACACGCTAAAACGCTTTCTGTGCTTAGTGTACCGATTTTTGTCCGCGATCAGTTATTTGGTGGTTTATCACTACAGACAACGACAACGTACCGCACTTTTACCGCCGAAGAAATTAGCTTATTACAGCGCATTTCCGAACAAGCGGCGATCGCGCTTTACAACGCCCGTAGTTATGAATCTTTAGAGGAAATAGTTCAACAGCGTACCCAAGAACTAGAGCAAGAGAAACAACTTTCAGAAGCCGCTAATCGCGCTAAGACTGAATTTTTAAGCAACATCAGTCATGAATTGCGTACGCCGCTGACAGGCATTCTTGGTTTTTCTAGTGTTTTGCTTGAACAAGTTTTTGGTACACTAAATTCTAAACAAATGCAGTATTTAGAATTGATCTCGACTGCGGGTAAGCATTTATTAGAACTTATCAACGATTTATTAGATTTAACCAAAATTGAAGCTGCAAAAGAAGAATTACAACTTGAACAAGTTATCATTGCTGAAATAGCAAATGCTTGTATATCTATGTTACAAGAGCGCGCGCAAGAACAAGGATTAAAACTTGAGTTACAAATAGCGCCTAATGTTACTGACTGTATTGCTGACAAGCGTCGTTTAAAGCAAATTTTAGTCAATCTTTTAACAAATGCAATTAAATTTACTGAAACTGGTTCAGTCACTTTAAACATTATACAAACACCAAGCGAAACTCAATTTTCTGTGATTGATACAGGTATTGGTATTTCGCAGGAAGATTTAGCAAAATTATTTCAACCTTTTCAGCAGTTAGATAGTGGTTTAGATCGTAAGTATGAAGGTACAGGCTTAGGCTTAGCCTTGTCGCGTAAACTTGCGCAACTCCACAACGGCGATCTTACCGTAGAGTCAGAATTAGGGCGCGGTAGTCGCTTTACACTTCATTTACCTTTGAGAGTGGGTAATTGCTAA
- the larE gene encoding ATP-dependent sacrificial sulfur transferase LarE, with product MLEKLAQLQALFRDMEQALIAYSGGVDSTLVAKIAFDVLGDRALAMTAVSPSLLPEELEDAKTQAAQIGIAHQVIQTHEMDNPNYTANPVNRCYFCKSELHDTLKPIAQQMGYPYIIDGVNADDLRDYRPGIQAAKERGVRSPLAEVGVTKAEVRQMSQQLGLPWWDKPAQPCLSSRFPYGEEITVAKLQRVGRAEMYLRKLGFQNLRVRSEGDTARIELPPEQIKEFVLTTDLQTLVAAFQQFGFVYVTLDLEGYRSGKLNQVLPQVMSSV from the coding sequence ATGTTGGAGAAACTAGCGCAACTACAAGCGTTATTTAGAGATATGGAACAGGCTTTGATTGCCTATTCTGGAGGAGTTGATAGTACTTTAGTTGCAAAGATTGCTTTTGATGTTTTAGGCGATCGCGCTTTGGCAATGACAGCAGTATCGCCATCGCTACTACCCGAAGAATTAGAAGACGCTAAAACTCAAGCCGCCCAAATTGGGATTGCGCATCAAGTGATTCAAACGCATGAGATGGATAATCCTAACTACACTGCTAACCCAGTGAATCGCTGCTACTTCTGCAAAAGCGAATTACACGACACGCTTAAACCAATAGCACAGCAAATGGGTTATCCCTACATTATCGATGGTGTGAATGCAGATGATTTGCGCGATTATCGCCCAGGAATTCAAGCTGCTAAAGAACGCGGTGTGCGATCGCCGTTAGCTGAAGTCGGCGTGACGAAAGCTGAAGTTCGCCAAATGTCGCAACAGTTAGGCTTACCGTGGTGGGATAAACCCGCGCAACCTTGTCTCAGTTCGCGTTTTCCTTACGGGGAAGAAATTACGGTGGCTAAGTTGCAACGTGTAGGAAGGGCGGAGATGTATTTGCGCAAATTAGGTTTCCAAAATCTCCGCGTGCGTTCTGAGGGCGATACCGCGCGCATTGAGTTACCGCCAGAACAGATTAAGGAATTTGTCTTAACAACCGATTTACAGACGCTTGTCGCGGCGTTTCAGCAGTTTGGCTTTGTGTATGTCACATTAGATTTAGAGGGCTATCGTAGCGGTAAGCTAAATCAAGTTTTGCCGCAAGTGATGAGTTCTGTATAA
- a CDS encoding PIN domain-containing protein, which produces MRVLVDTNIILDALLLREPFFIDAKALLNAIESKQLQGYVTATTLTDIFYIARKSKGIAVAKQDIAELLVLMQVCTVDQNILEAAISSQIADFEDAIQLACAISENLDAIVTRNTQDFAGSNLPILSAGTLLACLSSLQ; this is translated from the coding sequence ATGCGTGTTTTAGTAGATACAAATATCATTTTAGATGCTCTATTACTACGCGAACCTTTTTTTATAGATGCTAAAGCTTTACTGAACGCTATTGAATCTAAGCAGCTTCAAGGTTATGTTACAGCAACAACTTTAACTGATATTTTTTACATCGCTAGAAAAAGTAAAGGCATCGCAGTAGCAAAACAAGATATCGCTGAATTATTGGTACTGATGCAAGTCTGTACAGTTGACCAGAATATTTTAGAAGCTGCCATATCGTCTCAAATAGCAGATTTTGAAGATGCAATTCAGCTAGCGTGTGCGATATCAGAAAATTTGGATGCTATTGTTACGCGCAATACTCAAGATTTTGCAGGGAGTAATTTACCAATTTTGTCAGCAGGAACACTCCTAGCGTGCTTGTCTTCGCTACAGTAA